The segment TCTGTCAGAAGCACAGAAAACCATAGGTTTTTGGGTGTTTTCTATGATGCTGGCAATGCAAGCTTTGTATTGGACAGGCTTGACTTTCAACATCGTTTCGTTGTTTGAGCATGCGGGATACGACAGAGAAACTGCCGTATCTGCCCTCATCCGTGATTGCCATCACCGTAACCTTGGCTGTGAGTAGTTGGAGTGATTATATCCGACTCAAATATTTGCTTTACATGATGGGAACAGGTTCATGTTTGGCTTTGATTGGGATGATCTATTTGGGTCAATTGTCTCTCGATGTGTGGCTGTTGGGTACGGTAGATATTCTGTTTTGCCTGATGATTTTGGGCAATGGCATCATGATGGGACTGTACAGTGTGATTCTTTCGGTCACATGGCCGAGATTTTTTGGCAAGACACATTTGGGTGCGATCTCAGGTCGTGCCATTACTTTTGTGGTGTTTGGTAGTGCGATTGGTCCGATTTTGTTTAGCGAATCGCTGTCTCTTTTTGGTGATTATTATTGGGCAGGATGGTGTTGTTTTGCGCTCTTTTTTGGGTTGACGATAGCTTCCATCTGGGCCAACAATCCTCAAGAGAAATTAAGAAAAACGAATTTATAAAGGCCTGTAGCATTTAGTTTGCCCTCACTACATGTGTTTTGGATTGAGGAGTATGATCGTACATTCGAAAACTTAAAAGGATAGAGACAAACAAAATCAAACTCAGTACGAATTTTATTGTTTTCTTCATTTGATAGTGATTCAAAAAAGATGCGCAAAGTTGATCTGTTTGTCAATCTGGGTCAATACTCATTAGTAGGTAATTTTAGGGAGATTTAATTGTCAGACTAGAGTAGGTTTGATATTTTTGGAATCACCTGTCTTTTAACCTGAATTATGCAATTCAGGATTTAATAGTTGTTGACAAATGGTCAGTTGTATTATTACCAAAGATTTGATCCTTGTCCATAAACTCCCAGACATGCCAATGCATGTTCTGGTTTTGAAGATGCCCCGAGAGAAAGTATAAACTAGGGTTAGAATGAAAATAATCATACTGGATGATCATGTGCTATTTGCGGCAGGCATGGTCAAAATTCTGAGTGAAAAAATTGACGACTGTGAAATTGTTTGCTATCAGACTGTGGCTGATTTGTATCAGGCAAAGCTAGATTTCACCATCTTTGATTTGTTCATCAGTGACATTGAGATTCCCCAAGAAAATGTATTCGAACTCTTCCAACACCTGAGACAGATAGTACCTTCTCTACCTGTTCTTGTCATCTCGATGCACAACAAACTGTCGGTACTACGCAAGTGTCAAGAGTTGGGCATAGAAGGTTATTTACTGAAAGAAGATCAGAACATCATAGAAGCTGTCCGTGCGGTCACCTATGGGCAATCCTATTACTCAATGAAGGCGATGCAGACCCTGTCTTCATTGAATGAAAAGGATAAGCTGTTGTCCCCTAGGGAAGAAGAAATTATAACCCAAGTCACAGAAGGGAAGAGCAATGAAGAGATAGCTAACCAACTCTTCGTCAGTGTCAACACCATCAAAACACATAGAAGAAACATCAATAGAAAATTGGGCGTCAACAATACTGGAGAGCTCATCAAGTATTATATGGAACACTACCTCAGATGATGAAGTTTTTGATCCCACTTTTTTTAATTTTTTCACTTCCTACTTTTGGTCAGACAGTGAGTGAGGTAATATCAAACAAAGGACAATTGAACCTCAATCCATATGGCTATCATATCAAAGATACCGACGGCAATCTCAAGTTTGAAGAGGTTGTCAAAGAGGATTGGCAAGAGCTAGAGGGAGCGGGCACTTTTTCTAGCAATCTGTCCATCCATTGGCTCAAATACGAGATTTACAATGATACTGAAGCAGATTTCTCGGGATATTATTACATTCCCTATCATCACATCCATCAATTGGATATTTATCAGACAACGACCGATGGTGTTGTTCTCTGGGAGACAGGTACGATGCGGTCGTTTCGTGACAAGTCGATTCACCATATGGGCTATCCGATGCCTGCTCATGTTTCAGCTCATGATACCCTAAAAATCTATGTAAGAGCAGATCACGTTTACAAACCTTTGCGTATTTCTTCCTTTTTGATGACAGTCAGCAAAATGAACCAAGTCACCACTAGTAGTCTTCAGTTTGTTTGGTTTTGGCGTGGGGTATTTGTCATTACCTCACTTATTTCGTTGATATTATATTTCTTCATCCGACAGAGACTATTTCTTTATTATTTCTTACTCAATGTCGGGCTGTCCTTATTTATAGGGTCACACATAGGAGACATTTTTCTTTTCATGGATAGAGATACGATTGGTTTGGGTACGCTGGTGGATTATACGGGAGCACTCATGATCAACACTATGCTACCTGTTTTTCTTAACACGCTGACACCAGTCAAAAGTCGCAACCCATGGATTTGGAAGGTCATAACTCTTATCATTATGGGGATGATCCTCTTGTGGATTGTCAACTGTTTTCCTGCCATACGTTTTTCTATTTTTACCTATTACACGCATTTTTATTTCATGATAGGTAGCATGATAGTTTTTATACTACAGCCTGTTATGTTGGTGCGATGTGTACGCTTTGGGGATGAAAATGCCAAGCCACTCATTTTCATCTATAGCCTATTCATTTTCTCTGCCTTTTTAGATGTAATCCTACCCAATCTGAATTTAGTACAGGATGACCCATTTGTATATCAGTCCGTCTTTGTTGGTTCATTTATAGAGATGTTCAGTTTTATGTTTATCATGGGCAGAGTGACGTTGCAGATATATGATGATAGATCACTGTTGCTACTGAGACAAAAAAATCACCAAAGAGAGATGATGCTATCTATTGTCAATAGCCAGGAAGAGGAACGGAATAAAGTGGGCAGAGAGCTCCATGACATGATAGGGGCTAATTTGGCCATGATCAAGCACAATTTAGAACCTGACAATACAGGACTTCAGAAACTCCTCCATGACAGTATCGAGTCGGTGCGTCATCTCAGTCATGGTCTGATGACCCCACGGATGAAGGAAAATGAGTTGATTGATGAAATCAAACAACTCATTCAGCTGGCAAGGAGTGAAAAACTAGACGCTCAAGTGCTTGTCTATCAGTTTCCTGATGTGAAGAGTGAAGAGCAAGCCACCCATATATATCGTATCTGTCAGGAGCTGATCCAAAATGGACTCAAGCATAGCCATGCGACTAGCATGTATTTGCAATTGGTCGGTTTGGAAGAAGGAGCCTTTAGTTTGATCTATGAAGACAATGGGGTTGGCTTTGATTACCAATCTGTCAGTAAAGATGGCAAAGGCCTCAGCAACATCAAACACCGCGTAGCACTCATACATGGCACGATGGAAGTAGAAGCTATGCAAGCTGGGACAACCATACTGATTGAAGCCCAAACCATTTGAATTTTTAGAATGAATCACTACCTTGGGGGTACACAAGGCATCCATTGTCTATCAGGTAAGTGACCAACCTTTTCTATTGAACAATAGACACTCCGATAAGTCATGAAAGCAGCACATATTTGGGTATTTGCGCTCATAATACTTCTTACTTCCTTTGACCATCCACGTAGAATCTCTGTGACCGAAAAAGTCAGAAGAGGTATTCAAATCTACACAGGATATACGGACGATGTCTTATGAGTTTGTCCGTCATGAGCGCATTAGAGGCAAAATGATGAAGAGCATTGCATTCATCAAAATGCAAAAGAAGCCACAACGCATTTATTTTCGTGAAAACTTCCCAAACAATGGACTGGAAGTGCTTTTTCCTCATCCTGAAGACGAAACCAAAGCCTTGGTCAATCCCAATGGTTTTCCCTATATGAATGTCAAGCTGGATCCTCGTGGAGACATCATGACCAAAAACCAACACTATACCCTGCTGGATGTGGGCTATGATGGTGTGGTGTCCGTGGTAGAATACTTATTCTATAAGTACAAAAATGACTTAGAAAAACTCGTGGAGTATCATGGTATCACCCTAGTGGACGGACATACCTGTGACCTAATCATCATGCAGAACCCCACCTTCCGCTATGTCAATTATCCTGTGGCTAAAGGAGAGACGATCTCTAGTATTGCCAAAAAATACCGTTTGAGTGAGTACATGATCAAAGAGAAAAACAGAGAGTTGTATTTGGACGATTTGACGCCAGGGACTTTTATCAAATTGCCCACGGCATACTCAGCTAAGATGGCACTTTATATAGACGTGGATAGAAGAATTCCACTACGCATTGACATCTATGATGACCAAGGCCTGTACGAAAAGTATGAGTTTAGAAATGTAGTGTTGAACCCCACTTTCTCAGACAAAGAATTCTTGGATACCTACAAGGATTATCATTTCAACTAAAAGGTCTCCAATTCGCTATCTCTGCCACAAAGCTCTGTAGTACACCTGGCTCCATGATCACACTAAACACCAGACCGAAGATAGCACCATAGATATGGGCGTCATGGTTGACATTGTCGGACATGTTTTTGCCTTTCATGTAGGAATAGATCAGGTAGAGCACCCCTAGGATAAATCCCGGAATACAAATAAAGCCATACAAACAGATGTCGTTGGTCGGGAAGAAGAGGATGCTGCTAAAGACCATCGCGGACACGCCACCAGAGGCACCTAGCGAGTTGTATCGTGGATTGCCTCGGTGCTTGAACAGGGACGGCAGATCCGAAAGAATGATTGCCAAGATATAAAACCCGATAAAGTAGAAAATCCCAGCCTCACCCTTGAGGGCGATGAAGATGCGCTCCACCAATCTCCCGAAAAAGAAGAAGGTAAACATGTTGAAACCCAGATGTGTCCAGTTGGAGTGGACAAATCCTGAGCTGATCAAGCGATACCATTGTTTGTCCTCAGTTATTCTGACGGGATTCATCATCAGCTTGTATTGCATCGAGGTATTTTGGAACGAATAGTAGCTGATAGCTACCGTGATGATGATGAGAACGAGGGTAATGGACATAGTTGTTTGCTTATATTTTTGTGCCTTGGAACATGAAAATGGATCGGACGGATTGTTCTTTGAGCGGGATCAGTTTTTTTCTATCCTCGTCCATTTTGAACTGGTCAAAGTCGGATTGAGAGTCAAATGACACGATGTGAATTTCGTAGGGTTTTTCCTCTTCGCCCGCAATGAAGGCTGTCTGGTCAGGACGGATTCTCTGGATCAGTTTGCCATTGTATTTTTCCATCAACGGAATGGCAAAGGATTCAAATTCATGAAAAACTTCTTCTTGCCCCTCTTGGATATAGATGAGTTGTGTGATGTATATCATGTCAATGGTCACGTTGGATCAAAGCGTGGGTAAAGGTCTTCAGAGGGTCCAAGTTGAATGCTGGCGTATCCAAGTCTTCTAGTTGTTTGAATCCTAGATCAAAATATTCATTCATTTTCGTCTCCGCGATGGATTTGATATTCAATTGCTCATAGATGTCTTTGATGGCTTCTACTTTTTGAGCTGGATCGAAATCCTCTTTGTTGATCCAACGCTGTAGTTTGTCGAATGTCTCTCCGTCTGCATGTGCGATTGCATTGAGCAGGAGGAAGGTCTTCTTGTTGGAGATGATGTCTCCACCGACCTGTTTGCCAAACTTGTCTGCATCGCCATAGACATCTAGGATGTCGTCTTTGAGCTGAAAACCAATGCCAATGTTGATGCCAAATTCCCTCAAATGTATGGCTTCTTCTTTGGTCATTCCGGCCAGCAAGCCTCCTAGTTCCAAAGAGTAGCCCAATAGAACCGCTGTTTTCAGCTTGATCATGTGGATGTATTCTTCTTCGGACACTGTGGGTAGGTTTTCAAAGTTCATGTCTAACTGCTGTCCTTCGCAAACTTCGATCGCACATTGATTGAAGAGTTTGATCAGATACTTGACGTCCTCATAATCGGCCTCTAGTAAGAGGTCATAGGACAAGATCATCAGCGCATCGCCAGATAGGATGGCGATGTCTTTGTTCCACTTTTTGTACACGGTCTCACGGCCTCTTCTCAGAGGAGCCTCGTCCATGATGTCGTCATGGATGAGCGTAAAATTGTGGAAAAGCTCTATGGATAGCGCTGGCAAGATTATTTTTTCCCAATCCTTTTTTTTGATCAAATAGGCCATGATGGCCAATATGGGTCGCATTCTTTTGCCTCCTAGGTCTAGGGTATAGGCCAGTGGTGCGTACAATTCGTTGGGGTGCCTATCAAAATCTATTTTTGATATAGCCTCGTTCAGCTTCTTTTGAAAAGCTTTTATTTCTTCAGTCATCTAAATCAACAAACTCTAAGTCAATGGTACGTCGATTGATATCGGTACCGACTACCCTCACAATCACACGATCGCCCAAAGTAAATACTCTTTTGTTGCGTTTGCCAATCATGCAATAGTTCTTTTCGTCAAATTCGTAGAAGTCGTCTGTCATTGAGGATGCCCTGACCATGCCCTCGCATTTGGTTTCGGTGATTTCTACAAATATGCCAAACTCAGTGACACCTGCTATCACCCCATCAAATGCTTTGTCCTCAACAGACTGCATGTACTCTACTTGTTTGAATTTGATCGATGCTCTTTCTGCATCTGCGGCACGTTTTTCTCGCTCCGAAGAGTGCTTACATAGCTCGACATATTCATCTTTTTTAGGCGATTTTTTGTTGAGGAGGTAGTGCTGCA is part of the Reichenbachiella agarivorans genome and harbors:
- a CDS encoding MFS transporter; translated protein: MRDTTEKLPYLPSSVIAITVTLAVSSWSDYIRLKYLLYMMGTGSCLALIGMIYLGQLSLDVWLLGTVDILFCLMILGNGIMMGLYSVILSVTWPRFFGKTHLGAISGRAITFVVFGSAIGPILFSESLSLFGDYYWAGWCCFALFFGLTIASIWANNPQEKLRKTNL
- a CDS encoding response regulator transcription factor yields the protein MKIIILDDHVLFAAGMVKILSEKIDDCEIVCYQTVADLYQAKLDFTIFDLFISDIEIPQENVFELFQHLRQIVPSLPVLVISMHNKLSVLRKCQELGIEGYLLKEDQNIIEAVRAVTYGQSYYSMKAMQTLSSLNEKDKLLSPREEEIITQVTEGKSNEEIANQLFVSVNTIKTHRRNINRKLGVNNTGELIKYYMEHYLR
- a CDS encoding sensor histidine kinase, which translates into the protein MMKFLIPLFLIFSLPTFGQTVSEVISNKGQLNLNPYGYHIKDTDGNLKFEEVVKEDWQELEGAGTFSSNLSIHWLKYEIYNDTEADFSGYYYIPYHHIHQLDIYQTTTDGVVLWETGTMRSFRDKSIHHMGYPMPAHVSAHDTLKIYVRADHVYKPLRISSFLMTVSKMNQVTTSSLQFVWFWRGVFVITSLISLILYFFIRQRLFLYYFLLNVGLSLFIGSHIGDIFLFMDRDTIGLGTLVDYTGALMINTMLPVFLNTLTPVKSRNPWIWKVITLIIMGMILLWIVNCFPAIRFSIFTYYTHFYFMIGSMIVFILQPVMLVRCVRFGDENAKPLIFIYSLFIFSAFLDVILPNLNLVQDDPFVYQSVFVGSFIEMFSFMFIMGRVTLQIYDDRSLLLLRQKNHQREMMLSIVNSQEEERNKVGRELHDMIGANLAMIKHNLEPDNTGLQKLLHDSIESVRHLSHGLMTPRMKENELIDEIKQLIQLARSEKLDAQVLVYQFPDVKSEEQATHIYRICQELIQNGLKHSHATSMYLQLVGLEEGAFSLIYEDNGVGFDYQSVSKDGKGLSNIKHRVALIHGTMEVEAMQAGTTILIEAQTI
- a CDS encoding DUF1571 domain-containing protein, with amino-acid sequence MMKSIAFIKMQKKPQRIYFRENFPNNGLEVLFPHPEDETKALVNPNGFPYMNVKLDPRGDIMTKNQHYTLLDVGYDGVVSVVEYLFYKYKNDLEKLVEYHGITLVDGHTCDLIIMQNPTFRYVNYPVAKGETISSIAKKYRLSEYMIKEKNRELYLDDLTPGTFIKLPTAYSAKMALYIDVDRRIPLRIDIYDDQGLYEKYEFRNVVLNPTFSDKEFLDTYKDYHFN
- a CDS encoding rhomboid family intramembrane serine protease; this translates as MSITLVLIIITVAISYYSFQNTSMQYKLMMNPVRITEDKQWYRLISSGFVHSNWTHLGFNMFTFFFFGRLVERIFIALKGEAGIFYFIGFYILAIILSDLPSLFKHRGNPRYNSLGASGGVSAMVFSSILFFPTNDICLYGFICIPGFILGVLYLIYSYMKGKNMSDNVNHDAHIYGAIFGLVFSVIMEPGVLQSFVAEIANWRPFS
- a CDS encoding DUF1330 domain-containing protein; protein product: MIYITQLIYIQEGQEEVFHEFESFAIPLMEKYNGKLIQRIRPDQTAFIAGEEEKPYEIHIVSFDSQSDFDQFKMDEDRKKLIPLKEQSVRSIFMFQGTKI
- a CDS encoding polyprenyl synthetase family protein; this encodes MTEEIKAFQKKLNEAISKIDFDRHPNELYAPLAYTLDLGGKRMRPILAIMAYLIKKKDWEKIILPALSIELFHNFTLIHDDIMDEAPLRRGRETVYKKWNKDIAILSGDALMILSYDLLLEADYEDVKYLIKLFNQCAIEVCEGQQLDMNFENLPTVSEEEYIHMIKLKTAVLLGYSLELGGLLAGMTKEEAIHLREFGINIGIGFQLKDDILDVYGDADKFGKQVGGDIISNKKTFLLLNAIAHADGETFDKLQRWINKEDFDPAQKVEAIKDIYEQLNIKSIAETKMNEYFDLGFKQLEDLDTPAFNLDPLKTFTHALIQRDH